Part of the Ignavibacteria bacterium genome is shown below.
TCGCAGGTGTTACAGCTGCTTATGCAGTCGATGCTTTGCTCACTTTTGCTTCAATTGGTTTTCTTATGATGATTAAAAGTAAGCCTGTTCCTGATTTCAATGAAGAAGAAAGCTTGAAAGACAGTTTAACTGCAGGTGTTAAATTTGTTTTTAAGAATAAAATAATTCTCGGGGCAATTTCGCTCGATTTATTCGCCGTGCTGTTCGGCGGAGCGGTTGCAATTCTTCCGATATATGCGGGAGAAATTTTACTTGTCGGACCTGAAGGACTTGGGGCATTGCGGGCAGCTCCGGCAGTCGGCGCAGTAATGATGGCTATATATATGACACGTCGTCCATTAACGAAAAACGCAGGAAGAAATTTGCTTGTAACGGTGTTTTTATTCGGACTTAGTATGATGATATTCGGCATTTCAAAAAGTTTTTATTTATCGTTATTTGCATTAGCTCTCAGCGGAGCATTTGATGCAGTGAGTGTTGTTATCAGGTCGTTGATTATACAATTAAAAACACCTGATAACATGAAAGGACGTGTTTCTTCAGTGGATTCAATTTTTGTGGGTTCATCAAATGAAATAGGAGCATTTGAATCCGGCTTGATGGCAAAGCTTATGGGAACGGTCCCTTCGGTTGTTTTTAATTCTGTTATGACATTAATTGTAGTTGTTGTAATAGCGGCGGGCTCGCCAAAATTGAGAAAATTAAAATTGTAATTTGACAAAACAAGAAACAAAATATATATTCCCTCCCGGACCTGAAGAGAGTTTCTTCGGAGCGAATGCAAGCTACAGTTTTTATTTTAAAATCTTAGATTATTTAATAGACCTGCATAAAAAATACGGTGATGCGGTTCACTTTAAAGCTATGAAGCATCACATGTATTTAATCAGCGATGTGGATTTAGTTGAAAAGATTCTTGTAAAACATCCCGATAAATTCCTGAAAGGCACTTCGGTTCAGAGATTAAAAATAATTTTAGGAACAGGACTAATTTCAAGCGAAGGCGAAGTTCACGACACACACCGTAAGATGATGGCACCTTTTTTTCAAAAGAACAGCGTGTCAAAGTATATGAATAATGTTATCGTGAGCATCGATGATATGTTTAGCAAATGGGATAAAAAAATTGCACAAGGGAAACACATTGAGATACATGAAGAATCGGGTGATTTATTTGTTGAGATGATTCTTCAAAGTATTTTCTCGGATGATTGTTATGAAGAATTAATTACAATCGGACAATATTTAAACAAGCTGTTCTATAATGCAAGTCCTCTGCTTCTTATTGCTCCTGACATATCACTTAAACTGCCTATTCCCGAATCAATCCGTTTCAAAAAAATTAAAAAGAAATTTGATGCACAGTTAAAAAAAATAATTAAAGAGAGAATTCAATCGCATAAACGAAAAGAGGATTTGCTTGATGCTCTGATTCATGCAAAGACAAATTCAGGGTATAAAATGGATGAGGTTGCGATTTACAATGAGGTGATTACTCTATATATAGCAGCATCTGATACAAGCTCAAAAATTTTAGCGTGGACATTTTATCTTCTTGCAAAGCATCACGACATCAAAGAAAAAGTTTTTGAAGAAATAAATTCTCTTAGTGAAGAGATAAAATATTCTGATTTAGATAAATTGATTTATACACGATGTCTTATTGCTGAGACATTGAGGTTGTACCCTCCTGTGTGGGCAATTTCGAGAAATCCAACTGAAGATTTGATTTTAAATAATTATATTTTCAAAAAAAATTCGACGGTTTTATTATTCCCTTTTATTATTCACAGAGATAAAAGATTTTACAACGAACCTTTGAAGTGCCGTCCGGAGCGCTGGTTAAACGACGAGAGAAAGCTAGTTGCTAAGTATGCTTACATACCTTTCGGAGCTGGACCGCGGGTTTGTCTCGGGGATAATTTTGCATGGATGGAATTGTTAATCTCGATTATAAAAATCATGAGACATTATGATTTCAAGCTTGCGCATCAGAAAGAAGTCGAGCTGTCATCTTCCATTACATTAAAACCAAAAGACGGAATATTTCTGAAAGTTCATCGTAAAAAGTGAAGAAAAAAAAGATAAATATCCTTCGTTACGCAATTCAGGATTTGATTACGCTCGGCAAACGAAAAAATAATGCTTATATTTTTGGCAAGCTCGACGTGACTGAGTGCATTTCAAAGCTCGAACAAAAAAAGATTCCGCTTTATCCTTATCTTTTATATTGCTACAGCAGAACTGTTGCTGATAATAAAAATCCAATAAATACTTATTGGGAAAAACAAAAAAATGTTATTGAGTTTGATGAAGTTGATGTTGCAATTACAGTCGTGAGAAGAATCGAAGGTGAGATAATCCCGTTATTTTACATAATCCGAAATGCTCATAGTAAGAGTATCGAAGATTTCGATAATGAAATTAGCATTGCAAAACGCAAACCTGTTTCTGAGCTCCTTGATAAAAATGCAATGTGGTTTTATAAACTTCCTCTGTGGCTGAGAAATAAATACTGGCATTATGTAAGCAGAAGACCTGAGCTTATAAAAAAATATTTCGGCACTACAGCAATAACGACGCTTCATAACATGGGTGATTCACCTTTACAGGGGATAACCGACAGCATACACACATTTACTTTCGCAATCGGCTCTATACTAAATGAAGATGGGAAAATCTGGTTGAGGTATTCCGCAATGCTTGACCATAACATACTTGATGGTTTGCCTGCAGTAAAATTCGTTGAAGAGTTTAAAACAAAATTATTAACTTCAATTTAAAGGAACTGAAAGAGTAACAATAGTTCCCTTTCCGGGGTTTGAGACAATTTCTAAGCCAGCATTTACCAGCCGCGCCCTTTCTTTAATTCCCATTATCCCGAGACTGTTGAACTCTTTGCTTTCATTCATAAAAAATCCTACACCGTTATCAGATACTACAAGATTTAACATGTTATTTTCTTCAAGCAGATAGATTTTCACCTCTGTTGCTTTAGCATGACGCGCAATGTTGGTCAATGATTCCTGCAAAACCCTGAAAACAACAATTTCTTTTTTCTTATCATATCTGCGTGCTTCATCCTCATAATCCATTTCGAGTTTTACAGGTATTCCGAATTTCTTTTCAAAATCTTCAGCGTGAGACCTTATCGCATCAAACAATCCGAGCTTCTCAAGTACTTCAGTTCTTAAGTGTGATGAAATTTTTCGAATGGTTTTAATTGATTCGTCGCTCAGCTTAAGCATATCGGCAAGCTCTGCTTTATATTCATAATATGTTTTCTCATCCATCTTGTCGCTGTTTTTGTTAATCATGCTTCCGAATGCAGAAATCCCCATTTTCAAAGCAGTCAGCTGCTGTCCAAGCTCATCGTGAATCTCCATAGAAATATTCAATCGTTCTTCTTCCCTGACTAAATATAAATTCTCAGTCAGCGCAACAAGTTTTTTGTTCGTTTCCTTAATCTGTTTTTCCGTTTCACGCAAATCATATTCAAGCTGATCGCGTTTAATTGAATAACTTTTCATAAGGAAATATAATGTAGCGCTTGTCAGAAGTATAAAAACCCAGCCCTTGAAAATCTGCAGCTCTTTAATCGTCTCCTGGTCAGATATTATTGCGAACAATAATGTATCGGAAAAAAAGATCCAGAGAACGCCAAAAATTAAATACACAAGTGAAATTCTTAAATAGGCAGGAAGTTTCATTTAGCAGATAATATTGTTTCTTCTTCTGAGTATGAAACAATAATATACCAATTTAAAAGTATAAGCAAGTATAATTCTTCTTTAGGAACACTTTTATAGTTAAAATACACAAACCCGTCAGCACCGCGCTTATTATAATTCGGGACAGTTTGCAAAACAATGTTTTCTTTTTCGTCGATAAATCCCCACTCGCCGCGCCAGAGATTCAAATTTTTTAGAAAATATTTTTTACCGTTTGAAAGTGAAAGCTCGGACTCACCTGCCCAACTGAATTTAAGCACTGCAAAATTTTTTTCATCATTCAATTTCCTTATAGTAACAACCGGTCTGAAAAAACCGCTTCTCTTAAATGTCCATTTGCCTTCTGCCGAGCTCCCCTCCGCAAGCGTGCCGTTATCTTTTGTCCAGATTAATGAAGCAATGACTTTTCTGTCAGCCGAAAGCTCATAGATACGCTTGTCGGCAATTTTTTTATACCAGCTGAATTTTTCGGAAAACTCCGATAAAGAATCGCTCATTAGATTATGGACTGTGTGTAAGTATTTGTGTATATCCCCATAAAAGCTTTGAGAGGTAATTCAAAATAAAACTAATTTTATTAAAATTAAACTAAAAGATTCAGGTTTTTGAAAATTTAACATTGACAAATATGACTATTATATTTAAGTTTAAATTAATCGCCAAAAAGAAATGGTAAGAAAAGCCATATATTTTCTTATTTTTTTATCATTATTTCTCTCACCGAACAAATCTGCTTATGCCCAAGCCGGCTGGTATTGGCAAAATCCACGTCCTCAAGGCAATCAATTATTTTCTATTGCATCATTAAATGAAACCAAAGCAATTGCTGTTGGTGGAGGTGGTGCTTACATTGAAACAACAAATTCCGGAGAAAAATGGATTAATAAAAATGTTAATAATGTCCTAACTACTAAAAATGTAACTTTTATAAATGGTGAAACAGGATTTTTATTTAGAGATGACAATAAATTATTAAAAACTACTAATGGCGGTAACAATTGGTATGTTGTATTTGAAAACGGAAATAATATAAGATCAATAAAATTTATTAATAATGATATTGGATTATTTTTAGATGGAAATTATTCAATTTATAAGACTACCAGTGGAGGCAATAATTGGTTTTTATTTGCAGCTTTTACGAGCCCACAAATAACTTATCTTTATGATATTGCTTTTTTAAATGAAAACGTAATAAAGTGTTTAGGAAAACGGGATGCATTTATAGGATATACACAAGGTATAATGCAAACTTCTAATGGTGGATTAAATTGGTCTTATGTTAGCGCATCTATTCCATCTTCTTATTGGAATAATATTCATTTTGTAAATTCTCAAACAGGATTTATTTCAGGACGAGGAGGTGTAGTATCTAAAACAACCAATTCAGGTAACACTTGGGTTACACTAAATACTGGTCTGAATTCTGAGTATGATTTGAAAAAAATATTGTTTTATAATGAAAGAATTGGAATTGTGAAATCGGATAATACCCGAGGAATTTTGTTTACAACAAATTCAGGTAATAATTGGCAATTTGTAAGCATTGCTATAGATGATTTTTGTTATATGGATTCGACTACTTTAATAGCAACCGGACATTTAGGTGCAATATATAAATCTACAAATTCAGGTTTAAATTGGATTAGTAAGTTAAACAGTATCACCTCTACTAGATTAATTACTTCATATTGTTTTTCAGATAAAATTTTTTATGTAGGTGGAGTTGATGGTGTAATTGTTAAAACAACAAACGGAGGAAGTTCCTGGTTTAAACAGGAAAGCGGATTATCAGATAATAGGCTAGGAACTCCAAGCACTGTATGCGGAATACATTTTGTAAATGAAAACACGGGTATGGCATTGACTCATACTCACATTTTAAAAACTACAAATGGTGGTTCTAATTGGAACATTATAATAAGTAATGATAGCGCTTCTTTTAAGTCTATTTATATGATTAACGAAAATGATGCTTTTTTAATTGGAAGTAATGGGGTATTTTCAAAAACTACCAATGGGGGTACTAATTGGACTCAAGTAATACAAAATAATAGAGATTATGTGAGTATTACTTTTGCAAATAAATCAACCGGATATATTCTGGCTTCTCCTTCAATTATTTACAAAACAACAAATTCAGGCATGCAATGGACAGAACAATCGGGATTTGCAGGGAATAATATTTATTTTTTAAATGAAAATACGGGATTTATTCTTGATCCATATGGTCCTATTTATAGAACAACTAATGGTAGTATAAATTGGGAAACTATACAATTAAACACAGGAAGTATTCTGAACGATTTAACATTTACAAATGAAAAAACAGGCTATATAGTTGGGCATTTATCTACAGTTTTATTAAAAACTACAAATGGCGGTTTAAATTGGAATCTAGAACCTACAGGTTTACATTATGATGCTGGTTGGTTATGGGGAATTTCAAGTTATGGCGGGAATGCAATATTTGTTGGTGAAAATGGAATAATAAAAAGTACTGATTCAAATACTTCTGTTTTCATAAATACTAATTCACATAGCAACACGACATATCACTATTCCCTTCATCAAAATTACCCCAATCCGTTTAACCCTACCACAAAGATTAATTTTGAAATTCCGAAATCAGGATATGTCACTCTAATAGTTTACGATTTGCTTGGAAGAGAAATGACAAGATTAATAAATAATGAATTTAGAAATTCCGGAGTTTATGAAGCAATATTTGACGGCTCAAATTTTGCCAGTTGTGTATATTTTTATCAACTAATTGCAGGAGAATCAGTTTATACCAAAAAAATGCTTTTGATAAAATAATTTTCATTTAATAGTCTTTTCCATCCTCTTTTTCATCCCCAAATATTAGATTTAATCTTTCTATATATATGTTTATTTTAATACATACTCAAAATTATGAAAAAAATACTATTTCCAACGGATTTTTCAGAGGCTTCTTTAAACTCAAAGAGTTATGCAATAGAAATTGCAAAACGCTCGGGGGCACAGGTTTATCTCTTAAATGTATATAATGTAACCATTTATGACCCAAATATGCCTGCGGAATTGGTTATGGAAACTATGAACGAAGCTCAGAAATTTGCAAAGGAAAATCTTGATTCATTGAGTAAGGAATTTGTATCCCAAAAGTATTCAAATGGTAAAAATCTTGACGTCAGCGTTGTTTATAAGCAGGGATTGGTGAGCGATGAAATAGAAGTATTTTGTGAAGAAAATAATATTGATTTGATAGTAATGGGTACAACCGGTGAAAGCGGATTGCTTGATAAAATTCTCGGAAGCAATACCGCATCAGTTCTTGAAAAAGTTAAATGCCCTGTCCTTGCTGTTCCTGCAAAGGCAAATTTTAAAAATATTCAGAATGTTGTTTATGCTTCCAACTTAACTGATGATGACACAAAAGAAGTTATGCAATTAAAAGACTTTCTTCAGTTGTTTGATGCTCAATTGACTTACCTTCACGTTTGTGATGAAGATGATAAACCTCTTCAGAATGAAAAAGATACAATATTTGACGGGCTCAAAAAAGAAATCGGTTATGATAAAATAACTCTTCAGTATACTGACGGAACCGATGTGGAAAAAGGTATTGAAGATTATATAAACTCTCACCCTGTTGACATTCTTGTAATGGCAATTCACAAAAGAAATTTCTTCGAGAAAATTTTCAAAAGAAGCTTAACAAAGGAAATGGTTTATCATTCTCAAATTCCTCTTTATGCTTTACACATTAAATAACCTGCCGCAACCATAATAAATTAGATGACACAAAAATTATTTCTCTTTGATGCTATGGCAATGATTTACAGGGCTTACTTTGCTCTGATTGGCAGTCCTATGATTAACTCAAAGGGAAAAAACGTTTCCGCAATTTATGGTTTTATAAATTCCATTGTAAAAATCATTGAAGATGAAGACCCTAATTATATTGCAATTTGTTCCGATACCGAAAAGCCGACATTCAGACACAAAATGTTCCCGCAATATAAAGCGCAGCGGATGGAGATTCCTACCGATATGCCGTGGCAGATTGAAAAAATAAAAGATGTCATCAAAGCAATGGGCATTCCTCTGCTGACCGTTGACGGATATGAAGCTGATGATATAATCGGAACACTTGTTAAGCGCGCCGAAAAGGAAAAAGTTTTAAGTTATATGGTTACACCTGATAAGGATTTTATGCAGCTTGTAACCGACAAAATATTTTTATACAAGCCCGCGCGGGTTGCTTTCGGACAAAGGAAGGATGTTGAGATAGTTGATATTGCCGGCGTGAGAACAAAATTTGGGATTACCGATTGCCATCAGGTAATCGATATGTTAGGGTTAATGGGTGATACATCGGATAATGTGCCCGGCGTGAAAGGCATAGGCGAGAAAACCGCAATGGCATTGATTCAGGAGTTCGGCTCAATTGAGAATATTTATAAGAACATCGACCGGATTTCAAAGCCAAAGCTGAAAGAAAATCTTCTTGAAAACAAAGAGATGGCTTTTCTTTGCAGAAAGCTTGTAACTATCGACACAAACGCTCCGGTAAAAATCGATTTTCATACTCTCAAACGCCGCGATATTGACCAGAATAAGTTTCTTGAGCTTTTGACCGAATTTGAATTTAAGTCACTCATTAAAAAATTCTCGGGACAAACTGCAAAGGCACAAAAAAAAGCTGCCTCGGAAGAACCTGAAGTTACAATTAAAGGACAGAAAATTGAAAAAGTTGGGACAATAAAAGTTGACATAAAAGAACAGCCAAAGATTCATAACACGATTAAGAATACCCATCATGATTATTATACGATTAAAAATGTTGATGAATTGAAACGAATGATAAAAAAACTCAGCTCTGAACCGGTTGTTTGCTTTGATACTGAAACTGATAATCCCGATGCAACACAGGCGAACATCGTTGGAATGTCTTTTGCATACAAAGAACACGAAGCTTATTACGTTCCTGTTTACGGCAACATAAAACGAAGCAGAACGGAAGCGTCGCTGTTTGATGCACCCGCATCTACAAAAGATAAACCCGTTGAAAAAATCGGAATTGAAATTAATGAAGCGCTTAAATTAATCAAGCCGTTCCTTGAAGATAAAAAAATAAAATTCATCGGACAGAATATTAAGTATGACTACATTGCGATGAAGTATTACGGCATTGAAATCGCAAATATGGATTTTGATACTTTAATCGGAGCATTTATATTGAGACCTGAAGGAGCGCATGATATGGACAGTTTAGCGGAGAAATACCTGAATTACTCCCCCATTCCGATAACCGATTTAATCGGTAGCGGTAAGAACCAGATTACAATGGACAAGGTTGATGTCGAGAAAGCAAGCGAATATGCCTCCGAAGATGCCGATGTTACTTTACAGCTCTATCACAGAATAAAATATGAACTTGAAAAAAATAATCTCGTAAAGGTTTGCACCGAAGTCGAATTTCCTCTCATAAAAGTTCTTGGTGACATGGAATCCCAAGGTGTAAAAATCGATGAGAAAATTTTAGGGCAGCTTGACAAAGAGATTGTTAAATCTGCAGCGAAATATGAAGATGAAATTTATAAAGCAGCAGGAGACAGGTTTAATATAAATTCTCCAAAACAATTAGCAGAAATTTTGTATGGAAAGCTGAAATTAAATCCTTCGAGGAAAACAAAAACAGGATTTTCTACCGATGTAAAGGTTCTTGAAGAGCTGCGGTATCAGCATCCGATTGCAGGACTCCTTGTCGAATACAGAACACTCACAAAATTAAAATCCACCTATATAGAAGGATTAACTAAAGCAATCAATCCGAGAACGGGAAAGGTTCATACCTGCTTCAGCCAGACTGTTGCCGCAACAGGACGTCTCTCAAGTGTTAATCCGAATTTGCAAAATATTCCCATAAGAACAGACATAGGCAGAAGCTTACGAAAAGCATTTGTTCCTTCACAAAAAGGACAAAAAATAATGTCAGCTGATTACTCACAGATTGAGCTTCGCATTATGGCTCACTATGCAGATGATGATAACATGATAAATGCTTTCAAGCGTGGACATGACATACATACAGAAACATCTATGAGGGTTTTCAATTGCGAAAAGAAAGATGTTACGCCTAACATGCGGCGTAAGGCAAAAGAAGTTAACTTCGGAATTATATACGGCATTGGAGCGTTCGGTCTTGCAAGCCGGCTTGAAATTAAAAATACGGAAGCAAAAGATATTATCGAAAGATATTTCAGAGAATATCCGAAAGTTCGTGATTACATGGAGCGCACGAAAAAATTCGCGCGTGACCACGGATATGTTGAATCGTTATTGGGAAGACGGCGTTATCTGTCCCAGATAAACAATCAAAATGCAGCAGCAAGAGCTGAAGACGAGCGCGCAGCAATCAATATGCCTATTCAGGGAACTGCCGCCGATATGATTAAAATGGCGATGATAAAAATAGATGAAGCATTCGCAAAGCATAAATTAAAATCAAAAATGCTTTTGCAGGTGCATGATGAGCTTGTCTTTGAAGTTTATGACAATGAAATGGAAAAAGTGAAGGACATCGTTACACGAAATATGCGGAACGCAATTAAGCTGAACGTTCCGATTGAAGTCGAGGTTGGTGTCGGAGCAAACTGGTACGAAGCACATTAGCAAGTTGTGAAGTTGTGAAATGGTGAAGGGGTGAATTAAAACTTCACAAATTCGCAACTTCACTATTTCACCATTTAAAATTTATGGCGAAAGTTGAAATAAAATACGTGGAAGTTTATGTCATCAGAAAGTTTCCTAATAATGAAACAAGATTTTTAGTTTTAAAGCGAAGTGATAACTCTAAAAAACTTCCCGGTAAATGGCAGGTGGTTACCGGAAAAATTGACGGAAACGAAAAAGCTTACGAAGCGGCGTTGAGAGAACTAAAAGAAGAAACAGGATTATCACCAATATATTTTGCTTCTTTGCAAAACGTTACGACTGTTTATGACCATAATGAAGATTCCGTTTTAGCAATTCCATTGTTCTTAGCGGAAACTGATAGCGACAATGTGCAGTTATCAAATGAGCATTCGGAATTTGCGTGGCTTTCATTTGAACGCGCAGCAGGAAGAGTTCATTGGCTGAATCAGGGCGAAAACATAATCAAAGCAAACGATTTTCTAAACGATCCTGATTTGTTCTCAACGTTAGAAGAAATAAAGTTATAAAATTTTTGAAGTCATTCCCGCGGAAACGGGAATCCCAGTTTTGAAATTATTATTATTAAGGAGATATAAATGATTGTAGTTACAGGCGGAGCGGGATTTATTGGAAGCGCTTTAGTATGGCGGTTAAATCAGCTTGGTATAGAAAACATTATTATCGTCGACAAGTTCGGAAAGGATGAGAAATGGAAAAATCTTGTTTCACTGAATTATATGGACGTGTTTGATGCAGATGAATTCGGACAAATGGTTGCTCACGATTTCCTGAGTAAGGCTGAAATTAATACTGTTTTTCATCTTGGCGCATGCAGTTCGACAACCGAAACCGATTTTGATTATCTTCTCAGAAATAATTTTGAATACACAAAATTTCTCTGCGAAAAATCATTGCAGGCTAACATAAGATTCATTTATGCTTCATCTGCGGCTACATATGGAATCGGTGAGCACGGTTACAACGACAACGAAAACGAAATCAGTAAATTAAGACCTTTGA
Proteins encoded:
- the polA gene encoding DNA polymerase I — translated: MTQKLFLFDAMAMIYRAYFALIGSPMINSKGKNVSAIYGFINSIVKIIEDEDPNYIAICSDTEKPTFRHKMFPQYKAQRMEIPTDMPWQIEKIKDVIKAMGIPLLTVDGYEADDIIGTLVKRAEKEKVLSYMVTPDKDFMQLVTDKIFLYKPARVAFGQRKDVEIVDIAGVRTKFGITDCHQVIDMLGLMGDTSDNVPGVKGIGEKTAMALIQEFGSIENIYKNIDRISKPKLKENLLENKEMAFLCRKLVTIDTNAPVKIDFHTLKRRDIDQNKFLELLTEFEFKSLIKKFSGQTAKAQKKAASEEPEVTIKGQKIEKVGTIKVDIKEQPKIHNTIKNTHHDYYTIKNVDELKRMIKKLSSEPVVCFDTETDNPDATQANIVGMSFAYKEHEAYYVPVYGNIKRSRTEASLFDAPASTKDKPVEKIGIEINEALKLIKPFLEDKKIKFIGQNIKYDYIAMKYYGIEIANMDFDTLIGAFILRPEGAHDMDSLAEKYLNYSPIPITDLIGSGKNQITMDKVDVEKASEYASEDADVTLQLYHRIKYELEKNNLVKVCTEVEFPLIKVLGDMESQGVKIDEKILGQLDKEIVKSAAKYEDEIYKAAGDRFNINSPKQLAEILYGKLKLNPSRKTKTGFSTDVKVLEELRYQHPIAGLLVEYRTLTKLKSTYIEGLTKAINPRTGKVHTCFSQTVAATGRLSSVNPNLQNIPIRTDIGRSLRKAFVPSQKGQKIMSADYSQIELRIMAHYADDDNMINAFKRGHDIHTETSMRVFNCEKKDVTPNMRRKAKEVNFGIIYGIGAFGLASRLEIKNTEAKDIIERYFREYPKVRDYMERTKKFARDHGYVESLLGRRRYLSQINNQNAAARAEDERAAINMPIQGTAADMIKMAMIKIDEAFAKHKLKSKMLLQVHDELVFEVYDNEMEKVKDIVTRNMRNAIKLNVPIEVEVGVGANWYEAH
- a CDS encoding cytochrome P450 — protein: MTKQETKYIFPPGPEESFFGANASYSFYFKILDYLIDLHKKYGDAVHFKAMKHHMYLISDVDLVEKILVKHPDKFLKGTSVQRLKIILGTGLISSEGEVHDTHRKMMAPFFQKNSVSKYMNNVIVSIDDMFSKWDKKIAQGKHIEIHEESGDLFVEMILQSIFSDDCYEELITIGQYLNKLFYNASPLLLIAPDISLKLPIPESIRFKKIKKKFDAQLKKIIKERIQSHKRKEDLLDALIHAKTNSGYKMDEVAIYNEVITLYIAASDTSSKILAWTFYLLAKHHDIKEKVFEEINSLSEEIKYSDLDKLIYTRCLIAETLRLYPPVWAISRNPTEDLILNNYIFKKNSTVLLFPFIIHRDKRFYNEPLKCRPERWLNDERKLVAKYAYIPFGAGPRVCLGDNFAWMELLISIIKIMRHYDFKLAHQKEVELSSSITLKPKDGIFLKVHRKK
- a CDS encoding YCF48-related protein, whose protein sequence is MVRKAIYFLIFLSLFLSPNKSAYAQAGWYWQNPRPQGNQLFSIASLNETKAIAVGGGGAYIETTNSGEKWINKNVNNVLTTKNVTFINGETGFLFRDDNKLLKTTNGGNNWYVVFENGNNIRSIKFINNDIGLFLDGNYSIYKTTSGGNNWFLFAAFTSPQITYLYDIAFLNENVIKCLGKRDAFIGYTQGIMQTSNGGLNWSYVSASIPSSYWNNIHFVNSQTGFISGRGGVVSKTTNSGNTWVTLNTGLNSEYDLKKILFYNERIGIVKSDNTRGILFTTNSGNNWQFVSIAIDDFCYMDSTTLIATGHLGAIYKSTNSGLNWISKLNSITSTRLITSYCFSDKIFYVGGVDGVIVKTTNGGSSWFKQESGLSDNRLGTPSTVCGIHFVNENTGMALTHTHILKTTNGGSNWNIIISNDSASFKSIYMINENDAFLIGSNGVFSKTTNGGTNWTQVIQNNRDYVSITFANKSTGYILASPSIIYKTTNSGMQWTEQSGFAGNNIYFLNENTGFILDPYGPIYRTTNGSINWETIQLNTGSILNDLTFTNEKTGYIVGHLSTVLLKTTNGGLNWNLEPTGLHYDAGWLWGISSYGGNAIFVGENGIIKSTDSNTSVFINTNSHSNTTYHYSLHQNYPNPFNPTTKINFEIPKSGYVTLIVYDLLGREMTRLINNEFRNSGVYEAIFDGSNFASCVYFYQLIAGESVYTKKMLLIK
- a CDS encoding sensor histidine kinase, translating into MKLPAYLRISLVYLIFGVLWIFFSDTLLFAIISDQETIKELQIFKGWVFILLTSATLYFLMKSYSIKRDQLEYDLRETEKQIKETNKKLVALTENLYLVREEERLNISMEIHDELGQQLTALKMGISAFGSMINKNSDKMDEKTYYEYKAELADMLKLSDESIKTIRKISSHLRTEVLEKLGLFDAIRSHAEDFEKKFGIPVKLEMDYEDEARRYDKKKEIVVFRVLQESLTNIARHAKATEVKIYLLEENNMLNLVVSDNGVGFFMNESKEFNSLGIMGIKERARLVNAGLEIVSNPGKGTIVTLSVPLN
- a CDS encoding universal stress protein, with translation MKKILFPTDFSEASLNSKSYAIEIAKRSGAQVYLLNVYNVTIYDPNMPAELVMETMNEAQKFAKENLDSLSKEFVSQKYSNGKNLDVSVVYKQGLVSDEIEVFCEENNIDLIVMGTTGESGLLDKILGSNTASVLEKVKCPVLAVPAKANFKNIQNVVYASNLTDDDTKEVMQLKDFLQLFDAQLTYLHVCDEDDKPLQNEKDTIFDGLKKEIGYDKITLQYTDGTDVEKGIEDYINSHPVDILVMAIHKRNFFEKIFKRSLTKEMVYHSQIPLYALHIK
- a CDS encoding MFS transporter; the encoded protein is MEKVSALKIKEFKFFLLTRLSMVLATQMQAVIVGWQVYEITKDPFSLGLIGLAEAIPSILISLYAGHVVDRNDRKKIIFWASLGMIFCSVSLLFISTNISSLLADNRLVLIYSVIFLSGIARGYLSPANFAFLAQIVPREIYPNAISWNTSNWQFGMVVGPALGGLIYGFAGVTAAYAVDALLTFASIGFLMMIKSKPVPDFNEEESLKDSLTAGVKFVFKNKIILGAISLDLFAVLFGGAVAILPIYAGEILLVGPEGLGALRAAPAVGAVMMAIYMTRRPLTKNAGRNLLVTVFLFGLSMMIFGISKSFYLSLFALALSGAFDAVSVVIRSLIIQLKTPDNMKGRVSSVDSIFVGSSNEIGAFESGLMAKLMGTVPSVVFNSVMTLIVVVVIAAGSPKLRKLKL
- a CDS encoding NUDIX pyrophosphatase, whose translation is MAKVEIKYVEVYVIRKFPNNETRFLVLKRSDNSKKLPGKWQVVTGKIDGNEKAYEAALRELKEETGLSPIYFASLQNVTTVYDHNEDSVLAIPLFLAETDSDNVQLSNEHSEFAWLSFERAAGRVHWLNQGENIIKANDFLNDPDLFSTLEEIKL